The Nostoc sp. PCC 7524 nucleotide sequence CCTCATGCAACAAATGGGTCAAGCAGCCCGTACTTTAGCCGAAAAGTACAGTTGGCAGACTATGGCACAAACCTATATGGATCTATTTGAGGAGTTCATTCCCCATGCAGAACACAGTTCTCATCCCCACCTATCGCCGTCCTCTGGATCTATCACGCTGCCTGTTGGCACTACAAGCGCAAACTAAAGCAGTTGACCAAGTGATAGTAGTTGTCCGGGATACAGATACAGAAACTTGGCAATTCCTCGCCCACTTCGACCCCCAACACCTCCCACTACAAACCGTCACCGTCACACAACCAGGGGTAGTAGCAGCCCTCAACGCTGGGATGGCAGCAGTCACAGGCGATATAGTTTCCATCACCGATGACGATGCCGCCCCCCATCCTGATTGGTTAGCACGCATCAACACCCACTTTCTTGCAGATAGTGCCGTTGCTGGGGTGGGAGGTCGTGACTGGGTTCACCAAGGCAACCAAATATTAGACGACTCCCGCCCCATAGTCGGACAATTGCAATGGTTTGGCCGAGTCATTGGCAATCATCACCTAGGAGTAGGAGAACCCCGCGAAGTTGATGTTCTCAAAGGCGTGAACATGAGTTTTCGCACCCAGGCGATCGCCCAACTACGTTTTGATGAGAGGATGCGAGGTACAGGCGCACAGGTACATTTTGAAATGGCCTTCACCCTTACCTTAAAACGCGCCGGGTGGAAAATGATATACGACCCCCAAATAGCCGTAGATCACTATCCCGCCCAAAGATTTGACGAAGACCAACGTCACAACTTCAACCCCACAGCCCAAATCAACCTAGTCCACAACGAAACCCTCATCTTACTAGAACACCTCCCCCCCCTACGCCGTGCCATCTTCCTACTGTGGGCAATCCTCATAGGCACAAGAGACTGTTACGGCCTCATCCAATGGCTAAGATTCTTCCCCAGCCAAAACCAACTAGCCACCCGCAAACTCCTAGCCTCACTCCAAGGACGCTGGCAAGCATACAAAAACTTCCAAACCCAACCCCTCCTCAAAACCCTTAGCGCACCTTTGCGTTAACCTCAGCGTGCCTCTGCGTTTTACCAAGGAAATACCGTGATTTCTCAACAAATACTCTTTAACCCATTTTCCAAAGAACACTTTTCACCCAAAGAGCGATCGCTACAGGCTTGGATCGTCATCCTCGCCTTTGCATTCCTCACCATCGCCTGTTATTTTATCGGTGCTGCCAGCCTCCTGCGCCTCATTTATCCAGTCGGAGCTTTTGTTGTCGCCATATTTTTATACTTACGCCATCCTATCTTATATATCGGCTTTAACTGGTGGATTTGGTTCATCTCCGCCTTTGTTGCCCGTTTAGTAGACTATCGCATCGGTTGGGATCCCACCCGCCAGATGCTCGTAGCACCATATTTAGTATCATTTGTTAGTATTGCTACCTTTATCAAATACTTACCCAGTGCTGCCCGTCAGGGAGGCTTACCCTTTATTTTGCCTGCTTTGGGCGTATTTTACGCCTTTCTCGTAGGACTAATTTATAACGCACCCCTACCCGTAGCACGGGGACTTTTAGATTGGCTCAGTCCCATCATTTTCGCCTTTCACTTATACATCAACTGGCGAGATTACCCCAGCTATCGCCAAAATATGCAGCGAGTCTTTTTCTGGTGTGTACTACTTACAGGTGCTTACGGCGTGTATCAATTTGTAGTAGCACCAGAGTGGGATCGTTACTGGCTGATAGAATCGAGACTTTATACCAGTTCCGGCTCTCCTGAACCCTTCGGAATGCGTGTGTGGAGTACAATGCACTCCGTTGGCCCTTATGCAGCCGTATTGCAAGCTGGCTTGTTATTAATGTTCACCGGTACCCAAGGAGCATTAACTTTTCCAGCTTCCGCCTTGGGTTATTTGTCATTCCTACTTACCCAAGCCCGTAGTAACTGGGGAGGTTGGGTAGTGGGGGTAATCATGATTTTCATTTCAGTGAAAACACGCATTCAAATGCGATTAATCGCTATTATTGTCATGATGGCAATTTGCGTTGTCCCCTTAACTACTATCGAACCCATTTCTGAAGTTGTAGCAGAACGGATGGAAAGTTTTACCAATCTGCAAGAAGATACTAGCTTTAGAGATAGGTCAGGGAACTATGACAGAAACTTGAATCTCGCCTTGACTAACGGATTGGGTAACGGATTAGGAAATATTTGGAAAGTCAACGAAAAAACCGGACAAATTGAAGTATTCGTAGTTGACAGTGGTGTTTTAGATATGTTTTTCACCTTGGGATGGTTTGGCGCTCTCCCATATTTAGGTGGATTAATTTTATTGCTTTACAGCGTTTGTAGTTATAGTGAAGCCCGATTTGATAGTTTTGTCAGTGCTGCCCGTGCTATTGGTATAAGTTCATGCGCCCAGTTAATTATCAGTAGCGGAATGCTGAGTGTAATGGGGATGATTTTGTGGGGATTTTTAGCTATGGCAATGGCAGCTCACAAGTATTATAAGCAGCAAGGGATGAGTTAATAGGCAATAGGCACTCTTCCAATAGGCAATAGTTCTTCTCCCTCATCTTCCCTCACTCCCCACTCCCCCAACTGTACTGCTGCATCCCAAGTTGGTACAATTCAGGGTACGAGAGAGGAAAACATTCAGACATGGTAGCTACCCATACAGATTTAAATATTGCTGCCCTAGAAGCAGAATACAGTCAAAAATCACCAAGGGAAATTCTCAAATTTGCCTTGGAAACTTTTAATAACCTAGCAATTTCCTTCAGTGGTGCTGAGGATGTTGTTCTCATTGATATTGCTTCTAAAATTACCAATAACTTCCGCGTGTTTACACTTGATACCGGACGTTTGCACCCAGAAACATATCAGTTGTTGGATCAAGTCAGAAAACATTATGGGATAAAATTAGAAGTAACGTTTCCTGACACTGCGGAAGTTCAAGCTTTGGTAGAAGAAAAGGGATTGTTTAGCTTTTACCAAGATGGTCATAAAGAGTGCTGTGCAGTCCGCAAAGTCAGACCACTGCGCCGCAAACTTAACACCCTTGATGCTTGGGTGACAGGACAACGCAAAGACCAAAGCCCCAGCACCCGCAACCATATTCCAGTCATTGAAGTTGATAGCGCCTTCTCTACCGAAGACCATCAATTAATTAAGTTCAATCCCTTAGCAAATTGGTCTTCTGCTCAGGTATGGGAATACATCCGCGCTTTAGATGTGCCTTACAACAAATTACACGAACGCGGTTTTATTAGCATTGGCTGCGAACCTTGTACTAGACCAGTATTACCCAACCAGCACGAACGCGAAGGCCGCTGGTGGTGGGAAGAGTCCACCGCTAAAGAATGTGGTTTACATGCTGCTAACTTGCAGAAATAGTATAGACATACCTGTATGATGTATCTGTAGAGACGTAGCAGTGCTATGTCTCTACAATAGTTTTTAGTTAATGACGACCCTCGATTTTTAAAACATCCCCTAAAGATAGATTTACTTTATAAATTGTCTCTGAGTAATATGGCTGTTGCAGGATATGGGTATCGAACAGCTAGTCTTAGACACTTAGTTCGAGAACTCCAGCAAACACTCAAGCTAATACAGGAGAAGTTCTCGATTTTATTTAGGGTGACATTTGCTCAATCAATCAGTGGAAAAATGAACGTAAGACTCCTTCTCCTTTAGCACTCAAGCAAATTGACACTTTGCTTGATTAATTGTCTGAGTCACACAACGAGACTTTACACAATCGCAATCAAGCAATGGGAGGCAAATATTTTCCAGCAAAGGGGCTAAAAGCATGAGTGCAGAGGAACACAAGGTAATGTCCGAAAACTTGTTTATTGGTGGTGGCGATATGGGTGCGCTGATGAGAGCTTACGATTGGGCGCAGACATCACTGGGATCTGTCGAGAACTGGTCAGAAAGCTTGAAAACTACCATTAGTATCCTATTAAACGCCCCCTATCCTATGTTTTTGGTTTGGCAGGGTAATTCCGATGCACGTCTTCTGTTTTATAATGATGCCTCCGCTTCTGTATTTGATAAGAGCGGCGATCTAATTCCCTTGGGTCAGAGCATTAGCCAGGATTGGGCTAAGGGTTGGGGTAAGCTGCGATCGCATATCGAGCAAGTATTCACCACTGGGCAACCTCTGCGACACGAAAATGAACAGGTTCCCCATGATCAAGATGATAATTTTGGCGGACGCTCCTACACTTGGTCATACACCCCCATCTGTGACGAGACGGGACAGGTAAGTGGTGTACTGGTGACAGGGTATAAAGTCTTACCCGAAATTATACAACCTGCACTCAGCAACCAGTCCTTTGACAGCATCAAGGAAAAATTACAGCGTCGGGAAGAGCAGTTGAGCCTGATTACCAACGCTCTACCTGTTTTGATTGCTTACATCGACAAAAATCATTATTACCAATTCAATAACCAAACCTATGAAACTTGGTTTGGGCAAACTGCTGCCAACTTAACAGGTAAACACGTTCGGGAAGTTTTGGGTGAATCTGCTTATGAATCTGTTCGTCCCTACATGGAGCTGGCGTTATCTGGGGAACAAGTTACCTTTGAAAGCCAAATTTCTTACCTTGAAGGTGGCACTCGTTATATTAGAGCAGATTACGTTCCCCACATCAACAGTCAGGGTGAGGTGGAAGGATACTTCAGTCTAGTCAGCGACATCAGCGAACAACAAGCTGCCCTTCGTGAACGCCAACAAGCAGAAGCAGCACTACATCACAGTGAAGCTCAACTTCGCCTACTTACAAATTCACTGCCTGTTCTCATCGCTTACGTTGATCATCAGCAGTATTATCGTTTCGTCAATCAAACTTACACCGATTGGTTTAATCTTCACCCACAAGAGATTATTGGTAAGCACGTTAAGGATATTCTAGGACAGGAAGCTTATCAAACCATAAAACCTGATATTGAAACTGTATTGTCTGGGCAGAAAGTCAGCTCAGAGAAATATGTATTTTTCAAAACTGCTGGCTGGCGTTATGTCCAACGCTATTTTGTCCCCGAACTTGGGGAAGATGGCACTGTCAGAGGCTATTACGCATTAGTGATTGATGTCACAGAGCGTACACGAGCGGAAGCAGCCCTGCGTCAAAGTGAAGAGCGACTAAGACTGACGATGGCAGGCGCACAAATGGGAACATGGGATGTAGATCTGCTCACTGGTCAAGCCATTTGGTCAGAACAGCATTTCACGATGTTAGGATATGAGCCTGTCACCACTGGGGAAGCCACAGAAGAAATGTGGATGAGCCGCATTTATCCCGATGATTTAGAGCGAGTCATCCAGGAATGGCAGCAGTCACGCCAAGAAAACAGGTTTTATCGTACGGAATACCGGGTAATTCGAGCAGACAATGGAGAAATTTCCTGGTTAGCAGCTTTAGGAAATTTTACTTACGATCGCAATGGTCAGGCAATCCGCTCTATCGGGGTTTTATTTGATATTAGCGATCGCAAACGAGACGAAGCCGAACGCAAACAAGCGGAAGCAGCCCTGCGTGAAAGTGAAGAGCGATTCCGTTTAGTAACGCACGCTGTCAATGGGTTGGTCTTTGACTGGAACTTACAAACTAATGAGGTATATCGTTCTGAAAAGTTATATCAGCTTGTAGGGATTAAACCAGAGGATGCCCCACCTTCTGCTAGTTGGTGGCAAGAGCGAATTCATCCCGTTGATTATGCTCGTTTGCAATCGCAAGCCATCGAAATGTTTAACAGTGGCAATCCCCTTTATGAAGCGGAGTATCGGGTTCTTCACGCTGATGGACACTGGGTGGAGGTGTGGGAGCGGGGCTGTTTAATTCGAGATCAGCAAGGGCAGGTAATCCGTTTGGTTGGTTCTACTGTGGATATTACTGAACGCAAACGCACTGAGCAAGCATTGCGGCAAGCTGAAGAAAGGTTGCGAGTGGCACTGCAAAATGCACCGATTACGGTCTTTAACCAAGATTGCGAATTAAAATATACCTGGCTGCATAATCCGGTTCTGTATGATTTGAATGAAATGATCGGCAAAGGCGATCGCGATTTTTTGCCACCCGAAGATGCGGAAATACTCATGAGAGTGAAACAACGGGTTTTAGAAACTGGTATCGGCACTCGTGAAGAAATCAAGTTGACCAGAAATGAAACTAACTACTACTACGACTTAACAGTAGAACCTTTGCGCGATGTAAATAACACTATTGTGGGCATCACCTGTGCTGCAATCGATATTTCCCGACTGAAGCAAACTGAAATCAACTTGCGTGAAAGTGAAGCCCGCTTCCGGGGCGTGGTGGAGTCCAACATGGTGGGCATTCTCTTCTGGGAAGCGTCGGGTTGTATCACCGATGCCAACGAGAAAGCAGTGCAAATGCTGGGCTATAGTCGTGAGGAACTGCAATCAAAACAGGTGCAGTGGCAAGACATCACACCACCAGAGTTTCACGAGCTTGATGCCGCGATGGTGGCACAGATCCTAGCAACAGGGATTTGTCCCCCGTTTGAAAAAGCTTACATCCGTAAAGACGGAACCAAAGTACCTATCTTAATTGGCTGTGGTTTGTTACCGGGTTATAGCGATCGCGGTGTGGCTTATTTTATTGATATTAGCGAACGCAAACAAGCAGCAGAGGCACTACGAGAGAGTGAGGAGCGGCTACAAATTGCCTTAAAAGGAGCTAATTTAGGCACTTGGAACTACGATTTAACTGATGGCAAATTAATTTGGTCAGATCGTTGCAAGGCAATGTTTGGACTGCCAGTGGAGGTAGAGATGAATTATGCTCTGTTTCTTGAGGCTGTTCATCCTGAAGACCGACAACAAATTGACCAGGCAGTTACCCAAGCGATCGCCCAGCAGCAGGACTATGATGTTGAAATGCGAACACTGGGGGCGGATGGCACATTACACTGGGTGCGGTCAATTGGGCGGGTTTACCGGAATCAGCAGGGCTTACCCGTGCGGATGGCAGGTGTAGCTCTTGACATTACCGCTCGCAAACAAGCCGAAGCCGCATTACACCAGAGTGAAGAACGATTAAGGCTAGCTCAACGGGCGGCGGGTGCTGGACTATGGGATTGGGATATTGTTAATAACCATGTCACTTGGTCAGAGGAATACTACCAAATATATGGTCTTGATGCCACGGTCACACCCTCCTACGATACTTGGCTGGCATCGATTTTGGCACCAGATCGAGAGCAAGCAGATCAGGCAACGCGTGAGGCTTTAGCACATCGCACCAATCTGAATGTAGAATTTCGTATCCTGCACCCAACCCAAGGAATTTGCTGGATCTCAGCCATTGGGCAAACATTCTGTGATGCTGACGGACAACCAAAACGGATGACGGGTATTGTCCTCAACATCACCAACCGCAAGCAAGCTGAGGCAGAACGAGAACAGTTGTTGGCTAGGGAACAGGTAGCACGACAAGAAGCTGAACGAGCCAACCGGATTAAAGATGAGTTCTTGGCGGTGCTTTCCCATGAGTTGCGATCGCCTCTCAATCCGATTTTGGGTTGGTCAAAGTTACTGCAAAGTCGTCGGTTAGATGCTGAAAAAACCGCGCAAGCTTTGGCAGTGATTGAACGCAATGCCAAGTTACAGTCCGAACTGATTGAAGACTTGCTTGATGTCTCGCGGA carries:
- a CDS encoding glycosyltransferase family 2 protein, which produces MQNTVLIPTYRRPLDLSRCLLALQAQTKAVDQVIVVVRDTDTETWQFLAHFDPQHLPLQTVTVTQPGVVAALNAGMAAVTGDIVSITDDDAAPHPDWLARINTHFLADSAVAGVGGRDWVHQGNQILDDSRPIVGQLQWFGRVIGNHHLGVGEPREVDVLKGVNMSFRTQAIAQLRFDERMRGTGAQVHFEMAFTLTLKRAGWKMIYDPQIAVDHYPAQRFDEDQRHNFNPTAQINLVHNETLILLEHLPPLRRAIFLLWAILIGTRDCYGLIQWLRFFPSQNQLATRKLLASLQGRWQAYKNFQTQPLLKTLSAPLR
- a CDS encoding O-antigen ligase family protein, whose translation is MISQQILFNPFSKEHFSPKERSLQAWIVILAFAFLTIACYFIGAASLLRLIYPVGAFVVAIFLYLRHPILYIGFNWWIWFISAFVARLVDYRIGWDPTRQMLVAPYLVSFVSIATFIKYLPSAARQGGLPFILPALGVFYAFLVGLIYNAPLPVARGLLDWLSPIIFAFHLYINWRDYPSYRQNMQRVFFWCVLLTGAYGVYQFVVAPEWDRYWLIESRLYTSSGSPEPFGMRVWSTMHSVGPYAAVLQAGLLLMFTGTQGALTFPASALGYLSFLLTQARSNWGGWVVGVIMIFISVKTRIQMRLIAIIVMMAICVVPLTTIEPISEVVAERMESFTNLQEDTSFRDRSGNYDRNLNLALTNGLGNGLGNIWKVNEKTGQIEVFVVDSGVLDMFFTLGWFGALPYLGGLILLLYSVCSYSEARFDSFVSAARAIGISSCAQLIISSGMLSVMGMILWGFLAMAMAAHKYYKQQGMS
- a CDS encoding phosphoadenylyl-sulfate reductase — translated: MVATHTDLNIAALEAEYSQKSPREILKFALETFNNLAISFSGAEDVVLIDIASKITNNFRVFTLDTGRLHPETYQLLDQVRKHYGIKLEVTFPDTAEVQALVEEKGLFSFYQDGHKECCAVRKVRPLRRKLNTLDAWVTGQRKDQSPSTRNHIPVIEVDSAFSTEDHQLIKFNPLANWSSAQVWEYIRALDVPYNKLHERGFISIGCEPCTRPVLPNQHEREGRWWWEESTAKECGLHAANLQK
- a CDS encoding PAS domain S-box protein, yielding MSAEEHKVMSENLFIGGGDMGALMRAYDWAQTSLGSVENWSESLKTTISILLNAPYPMFLVWQGNSDARLLFYNDASASVFDKSGDLIPLGQSISQDWAKGWGKLRSHIEQVFTTGQPLRHENEQVPHDQDDNFGGRSYTWSYTPICDETGQVSGVLVTGYKVLPEIIQPALSNQSFDSIKEKLQRREEQLSLITNALPVLIAYIDKNHYYQFNNQTYETWFGQTAANLTGKHVREVLGESAYESVRPYMELALSGEQVTFESQISYLEGGTRYIRADYVPHINSQGEVEGYFSLVSDISEQQAALRERQQAEAALHHSEAQLRLLTNSLPVLIAYVDHQQYYRFVNQTYTDWFNLHPQEIIGKHVKDILGQEAYQTIKPDIETVLSGQKVSSEKYVFFKTAGWRYVQRYFVPELGEDGTVRGYYALVIDVTERTRAEAALRQSEERLRLTMAGAQMGTWDVDLLTGQAIWSEQHFTMLGYEPVTTGEATEEMWMSRIYPDDLERVIQEWQQSRQENRFYRTEYRVIRADNGEISWLAALGNFTYDRNGQAIRSIGVLFDISDRKRDEAERKQAEAALRESEERFRLVTHAVNGLVFDWNLQTNEVYRSEKLYQLVGIKPEDAPPSASWWQERIHPVDYARLQSQAIEMFNSGNPLYEAEYRVLHADGHWVEVWERGCLIRDQQGQVIRLVGSTVDITERKRTEQALRQAEERLRVALQNAPITVFNQDCELKYTWLHNPVLYDLNEMIGKGDRDFLPPEDAEILMRVKQRVLETGIGTREEIKLTRNETNYYYDLTVEPLRDVNNTIVGITCAAIDISRLKQTEINLRESEARFRGVVESNMVGILFWEASGCITDANEKAVQMLGYSREELQSKQVQWQDITPPEFHELDAAMVAQILATGICPPFEKAYIRKDGTKVPILIGCGLLPGYSDRGVAYFIDISERKQAAEALRESEERLQIALKGANLGTWNYDLTDGKLIWSDRCKAMFGLPVEVEMNYALFLEAVHPEDRQQIDQAVTQAIAQQQDYDVEMRTLGADGTLHWVRSIGRVYRNQQGLPVRMAGVALDITARKQAEAALHQSEERLRLAQRAAGAGLWDWDIVNNHVTWSEEYYQIYGLDATVTPSYDTWLASILAPDREQADQATREALAHRTNLNVEFRILHPTQGICWISAIGQTFCDADGQPKRMTGIVLNITNRKQAEAEREQLLAREQVARQEAERANRIKDEFLAVLSHELRSPLNPILGWSKLLQSRRLDAEKTAQALAVIERNAKLQSELIEDLLDVSRILQGKLRLNVVNVDLAATIKSAMETVRLAAEAKSIQIQQQLDFNIAPVFGDSARLQQVVWNLLSNAVKFTPQGGQVDVRLEQHGHQAQITVSDTGKGIAADFLPYVFDYFRQADGTTTRKFGGLGLGLAIVRHLVELHGGTVEAESLGEGQGATFTVRLPLIANVPQISQNHQSSKLSVDLSGVQILLADDDTDTREFVAFLLEQAGARVVTSKTASEAFAILMRSQPDVLVSDIGMPDMDGYMLMQQVRALLPEQGGQIPAIALTAYAGDFNQQQALQAGFQHHISKPVEPDILLRAIVNLIKHS